A window of Chaetodon trifascialis isolate fChaTrf1 chromosome 3, fChaTrf1.hap1, whole genome shotgun sequence genomic DNA:
GCTAACATTTGTTTATTagcatgaaacacaaagcagagtgGAGGCTTATGGGAAtttgttttgcatgtatttggtCATTAACCGAAGTATttaaaaagtcagaggatcaccaaagttattttACTAAAACCCACAAATGtaaacctcatggtggcgctaaaGGAAAACTCAAGAATCAACAAAGTCAGCAGGGTTCATCCTCTTGGGACCATGAAAgtacaaaatgtcatggcaattaTTCCTATAGTTGTTAACATATTTCAGGCTGGAACAAAGTGGCAGACGGACCCACGGTCAGACTGTCGATAGAAAGGTCTAAAAAGCCGACCCAAGTGGGATCTAGGCAGGCGGATAGTTGTATTTGAGATATCTCACCAACTCAATACAATGGATCTCACTTCACTTGAACTATTTTGCATTGAAGAAACAGTCCCCATGAAAactgttcacagtgtgttcagcCCTCAGCCTTCTGCAaatgtgattcatttttcagtgcaTTGGCCCACTCACTACTGTCTGCTCTGCCAATAATATGAAGAGTttgaaaggtaaaaaaaaaaaaactttaatatTTAAGGGAATAATATGCtgcagaaccccccccccccaccaccaccaccaccataaaatacacaggaattGAGTTAGTGAAGCGAAATATGAATGTTTAGGCAGTGGAAGACTTTGTGTCTACTTTTAGGATGTTAATTCATGATTCAtactgctcctctgtgtgcctctcggaggggaaagaaaacagTTGAGCTGAGCCATAATTTCATTACAAAGTcactcaaatgaaaatcagGTAGATGAGGGGTAACAAAAGAAAAGTGGGGTTTAATTAGAAAAGATAAAAAGTCAGCCCTTGACATATCATAGTAATCTCTTGTAACTGTCAGAGCCTGTTCTACTCATTGAAATTCTGTGATTTGATTAATTTAAAGAATCTCACAAGGAATTGATATTATAGGCTGAGAAGCATTGATGAAGTGGAAATTAAAGTGTATCTGGATCAAGACCATGACAAATTATCGGAAAGCTTAAATGTTTCTGAAACTTGGGTCTTTGTGTAATAAGCGCATgcagacaaatgaaaggaaaacctAACATGGTTAAGATGGTTAAGGCACCTTAGGCACCTCCTTTATTGATAAGATATCCTTCATCGATCCCGCCAAAAGGAAATTCAGGGGCGTCGTTATTGCCTTAGTCCAAAGCCAATCCATACGCAGCCGTGAGgggcatgagctcctccttggggaaatttctgaaattgtagttttccTATTGCGtgactgacataaaaacaaaggtaaaacaaagcaacagcgcgtAGCCTCATGCCCAAAATTCAACTATGATAAGAAAATATCCGACATAttagtctgcttcctctgtcgtcttctcctgctggtaactttaccgtgtctgtgtggtggtctgctgaAACGCTTAGGGGTCTGTGGGAATTCTGGGATTGGGCCTTTCAGGTCAGGTCAGGGACGGAGTGAACATCTGacatagcgggcattttcccggtgggccgacgtgcgatttgggccgatagtcggccactttatatttattttaaatgttcgtctgaccagcccataataccagatAGTCGATCAGTGGccccatcacatcgttaaacaccaaccactttcgctttggtctagccggcataatgcatacgaaaacaacaacaacaacaacaacaacgacaacaacaaaaaacgtaacgtaatctgttaggattACGTTACTTTCCTCCTTTCTGACGGGATTCACACACTCCGACGCtgactctatctatctatctatctatctatctatctatctatctatctatctatctatctatctatctatctatctatctatctatcgctgttattattattatcattaatattattggtgtgtgtgtgtgtgtgcatgcgtgcgtgtgtgtgtgtgtgtgtgtgtgtgtcaggtcgGATCCTGGCCCggattgttgttattattagtgtgtgcttgTCCCGGTCGGATCCGGATCTGGTCTCGGGTCGGACCTGGGTAATTTACctgggaccgacccggaaatttcccgggactttccCGGACCGACCCGGAATTTACCTGGGACTGACCtggaaatttcccgggactttaccgggaccgacccggaacttatccgggaccgacccggaaatttcccgggacattgccgggtcggacccgggaaagttccgggtcggacccggtAGGTACCGAGTCGGATCCcaggtcagatgctgaaaaactgattcataccttaattcaagctgactcgacccagctgttaccatcattattatcatcagtgtgtgtcccgggtcaaATACCGGGTCGAATCCAGCCCGGGTTGTTGATGCATTATTataagtgtgtctgtgtcccgggtcagatcccgggtcggatcccggcccgggttgttgttgttattattattactatcatcatcattagtgtgtgtctctctgtgcggcccggtaccaaatggcccacggaccggtaccagtgctgtacagtatgttctgtgtttttttttttttgttttgttttttttagttttaaaaacatttgtcaggggtgatgatgaagatacgggtatgatgtattgatataaggtGTCCTTAAACAGAGTGTCTGACCCTGAAGTGCGCAAAGTGCAGATACCTGTGGGATCTGTCTGCCGGGGACAGGGAACTGCAGCGCGGGGAAGTGCGCCCTGCACTTCTTCTGACAGGACTCTCATCATAATGTACCAGTAGACGCGGAGATCCCGGTTTCCTTCAAAGGacggttcttcatgtgtgctgctgctgctgctactacagtgcagcatgcagtatctcacgcggtccctaagaagccggtgcaagcgcaaactcaatTCCAAATAATGGATCGATTACGTCCACCTTACCGGCTCGGGTTTCTCAGTGGaggccagggacggactgaccatctggcattttcccggtgggccgacgtgctatttgggccgatagtcggccactttttatttattttaaatattcgtctgaccagcccataataccagacagtcgatcagcggccccatcacatcgttaaacatcaacccctttcgctttgttctagccggcataatgcattcggcaaaaaaaaaagaaaaaaaaaagcttgttttttagcttgttcataaccaccgaccaGCCCTCCACACAACTTGGTCTGTGGCCCATAGgttattaaattcactgacacttgatcttgcccaatcatatcatgaaacacctctctctctctctctctctctctctctctctctctctctctctctctctctctctctcacacacacacacacacacacacacacacacacacacacacacacacacacacacacacacacacacacacacacacacacacacacacacaccccttcacttgtttgttatAGGAGTCCTTTAGGGGATGACTTCACTTGCATCCCTTTTCCTTGGTAAGTTCACAGTTAATGTAATGCGAAGACACAGCGgatcctctcattctctttctatctgtcacacacataaaggatgatgtcttttttttaaggatttgcccaagttcacaggccttctttattcagcactgtctggaaaacagtgataatcagatcaatcaaccatgtctgttatttctctttccctctccctcattcatgtgtcatcatccctcttcagttttcagtttctacactgctatttttatcttgaagactgaccaataattaaatctctcttgctttctctctcaaacatacatacacagagttcaaagttcattcaggagttcagcttcattcatccttttggactgggttagttcacaatttattgagtactactcttggaagagttagcatctgatccatcatttctcatctctattctttctctttctcttttcttcctccctgaaacacataggtacacccaatacgatgaattctgcttaaacatccattactgtgatggagtggtggagtgtactttttttgtagtgttaataaattagactttttggaaatatttaatgtgtccactctcactgattcctgttaactcattgcatggcttaaggtgCGTGGCTttaaagagctgcagagttggtatacacattcaagagactgaaaagactgaaaaggtgtgcgttatcgAATGTGGTGGGCTGgtatggtccaaaatgccagggccgacTTTTTGTTCCGGTCTGCCCCTGTTGCCTTCTATATAAATCTCTTCATTAAAGGtgaaaatacaaagaaaatgacCTAAAGTAAGTGGGTAGATCAGGTGAGTATGAAACTGATGTGAATCATATGCTACAGCCTTCACAGTCATCAGATCTTAACCTGCGGGAGGCACTTCTTATGCTGATGGATTTTACTTGAATTTGTCACTTGTTACCGCATGTTTATGCCCGCTTTGCCTTCAGGTATGGGTGGATGCGGGAACCCAAATCTTCTTCTCCTATGCCATCTGCTTGGGCTGTCTCACTGCTCTGGGAAGTTACAATGCCTACAACAATAACTGCTACAGGTAAGACAAGACAGAACTGATCTCACCTAAAGGGGAGttgttgtgcagcagctgcagggcaAAAGTAGTACGAAGGGCAAatatggaaaattaaaaaagtgcaaatgtgaaaatatggcCATGATTAACCATAAAGATCATAAGGTACTCATACTCATTTGAAAGTGAGAATGTGGCTACTGGTAGATGTATTAATGGATGATAATGTATAAACTGTATACTTATTATCATAAAGAATATAAGAATACATGTAAGCTGATGGATGGTGGTTTGGCACATTCTGTATCACTTCACTTTCCGTTCATCACACTTTTCTGTGCATGAGACTGCATGAGGCAGAAAGTCAGTGTTGCCTCCAGTGTTAGGACAACTATTACAGTAAGTGTGATCTCCTTTTCCCTGTCTTGCTCCTCAGAGACTGCATCATGCTGTGCTGTCTGAACAGCGGCACCAGCTTTGTGGCAGGTTTTGCTATCTTCTCCGTGCTCGGCTTCATGGCCTATGAACAAAACGTTCCCATCGAGGCTGTGGCCGAATCTGGTGAGAGAATAACAATCAATAAATACCAACTTAAGGGTATACACTATACCTAAAGCACATGCTAGATCAAAGAGGGCCTGCCTGAATCTTTGTGCCCACATCCACCATATTGTGCTAAAATGGATAAACATAACCAGTTATATAACTCCACACTCTTCACCTAGGCTCTTAGTCCACCGCATTATGATTTATTCAAGTCAGTATGAATGATTTAGTGAATGTGACAGAGCGAGAGatttgaaatgtttgtctgGGTGCATGGCAAGCACGGAGGTGTTTTAAATAATGTGTTTCCAAGGGTCTGTCACCAAATTTCAGTGCTAAATAAGGTAACAGCATGCCACCTCTTATTTTGAACCAATCAATCACaacagtgtttcacagcagtATCTCATCTCATTCATGCCCCTCTCAGACCACTTctctgcacttacagtatgtttATTTGCCTTTAGTTCATATACAGTACTGAATTTTTTGAGAGGGACATTTAAACACCCTTTAAAACTGATGCATTTAGTAAATATCATAAGCTTTCCTGAGTGGAGGTTTACTAGCTTcttcattgttttattgatAATGTGTTAAAGAATTAAATAATACTACTTATATGGTCATTTAAACAATAATGAAAAGCAATAATGTCACTTATCATGTATATAGACGGCAAGAAGTCCGCAACGACAATTTGCAAAGGCTTTAACAGAAAAGTGagagcttctctctctccagctcggATGTAACACCTGTTTGTgatttatatatgtatttattgtgatgCAGGTCCTGGTCTGGCATTCATTGCATACCCCAAGGCTGTTACTATGATGCCTCTGTCCCCACTTTGGGCCTGTCTCTTCTTCATGATGCTCATCTTCCTCGGTCTGGACAGTCAGGTGAGGACTGACGGTGTGAGAATACTGAGGTTATATGTTTCACTTAATAATGCAATTTAAAGGTTGGACCTTTTGGTGAAAAGGGaaggtaaaaaaataaaatgactcaATGCTTTGGCTCATATGACTCTGTTTGGTCTGTATGTGACAGGTGGAGTTTCGTATCAGTCCtgcaaatgttcagttttgaaaaATTTGGTTTTATTCTTCAGCATATTGACGTGTTCTTTCACTGTGAATTTAGATCAGCTGTTATGATTATGTGAACCATAATTAAATCTTTGAGCTGGAGGAACAAACAGTCGGCAGATCAAATGTCATCAatacaaatgtgtgtatttttatgcaTGATATGAGCTCACAAtaagtttacatttttaatataccACTGTATAGTCTTGTCATCTaattgataaataaataaggctGTGCAACTCCCATTTTATAGAAtttgtgctttcattttgcagtttgtgTGCGTGGAGAGTTTAGTGACAGCCGTGGTGGACATGTACCCAGAGACCTTCAGGAGAGGCTACCGCAGAGAGCTGCTGATCCTGGGCATGTCTGTGGCCTCCTTCTTCATAGGACTCATCATGTGTACGGAGGTAAGACTCAGCTAAAGTTACAGCATTAGAGTTAAAGTTCAAGTTTTTAAATGATGTGCTGCAAGAGTGACCTGTTATGACTGTTTTTTGAATGAAGAAGCAAAAGAAAGTCtaccaaaatacacaaaatgacaaagtcaAAGTGTAGCTGTAGCAAATGCATTGTGTTTCTACAATCATACATGCAGTATTTTGAGCAATGAAACCAACAAGTTgtagacagaagagaaaaatgatAGCTTTAGTTACACGTCAGAGTTTCCTCATCTTATTTCTGGTTGTCTACTGCTCATCTCAGCTTTGGAGATTAGACTGTTTTTGTCCTCTCATCATGTTTACGTTTTAACGTAGACatatcatcaccatcatcctcACCATGAGCACCGTAACCGCCAGTTTATGAAACAACCCAGAAATTTATTCCAGTGGAAAGTTTGTTTTCGGTCCTGAAGGTCAAGCTGTCCATCAAGTGCTGCGTTCATGTTACCAGCCTTGCTTCCATCTTCATGTAAGGAGGAGGATCTGGTTCCCCACACCTCCGAGAGGGTCTTTCATCTGCTAAAAGCTTTTCATGAGTCCATATGCACTGCTCTCCATCCGCccccactgaaaacacttttctCCAGTTGCCCCATAACCACCATGAAACAAGGGAAAACAGCTATAATGGAATATTAAAGTGCAGTCCTTTCCTTTGCCTTTCCAGCCAGCTGCTTTGTCCAGTGACTTGACCTCTGTTTGTCAGCACCGCTACATAAAATCCTCCAGTTTCTCCCTTTGCTTTTACGCATCTCTCAGCACTGCCTGCACTCTAGCTAAAGAGACATGATGAATAAAATGTCACAGGACACTTAGAGTAGGATTAAATCGCAGTTCAGAAGGTCCTCTGGGAGTTTAGTTCAATATCTGGTTGAAGTAGGGGCATGGAGGCAGCCACTGAGACATTTTGATGATTtactgtttacatgcagtttaGAGCAGTGATGTAACTCCACTCTTACATTCATGTGAGATTTTATTTATGGTGACCCTTTTAGGGGAAGCAGAACGAGGAGATGAGTTGTCTTGAGTGGAGGCAGGGGAGGTGGAGTGGATGGTGAAATGTGAGGAACACCAACGATTCTGTAACAATAGAAAACTTTGAAGGTTCGACTAGCAAAAGCAGCAATACCACAGTAaagaaatactccattacaagtaaaagtcctgcattcaaaattttacttATGTTAGCATCAAAATGTCCAGGCCATTCGGCAGATCAAAATGTACCCCATGGCCTAGTTTCAGAATAATAAAGACTGCAAAATTAAAATCATTGATGCGTTCATGTTTAaatatcactttaatgttgccgGTAAAGGTGGAGTTTAATTACTGGATACACTGCTGGTTAGCTCAGTCatcataataatcatcatcatcatgactcATCACAATTTGTTGATTGTAATATGTATGAATACTGTGAATCTGAAAGTTACTAGAAATGAAAGATGGAAagtaaatacagtttaaaaacaaCCTTTCTCTTAGAACTGTAGTGGAGGAGAAGTATAAAGTGGTATAAAAGGGAAATACTTAAGTAATGTACAAACACCTAAAAATTGTACTCAAATGCAATGCTCCGCCTGAGTAAATATTTACTTATTCTCCACCACTGTTATATCTGTCTGCTTGTTACAGCTAGcagccacttagcttagcttagcatagtcTTGGTAGTTGTTGAATTATGCTACTGAATTTTACTAATGAAGCGAGATATCAgtgggttttttgtgtgttttttttacttctgGCACAGCTAGGCTAGCTGATTCCTcctgttcccagtctttatgctaagctaagctaacaaactAAAGCTAACTCATACAGAACTGACAGATATTAGAGTGATAAAGTGAACGAGCACATTTTCCAATATGTCAAACTACACCTTTAACGTTCAGGGATAGGTCACAGTGCTGTTGGCTGATGTTCTTAATTTTATTACTACCACGTGATGGTACCAGCTTAGTACTGGGAACTTCTTTATGCAATGAACAGAAGCAATTCTGGGACAAAACCTCATTTTCAGTCAGGTATTAGCAATATCAGAGCAGAGTTGCTGTTCCCATTGGAGAACATCGGCCTCTGACAACCAAATCAAGCACACCGGGTTCATTTCATATTTGCTGTGATCTAACCGAGTCTGCTGCTCATACAGAGGCTGTGACAGCAAAATGACACCTGTCTCGTCCTATCAGGGAGGGATGTACGtcttccagctgtttgactcGTACGCTGCCAGCGGGATGTGCTTGCTGTTTGTGGCCATATTTGAGTCCATATGTATCGGCTGGGTGTACGGTAAGATAACCATCCCGACTCAACCAGGGCTCTCAAAGACATGCTCGTCTTTTATGTCTCATCCGTGTTCCCTCAGATAACGGTGAACTGAACAGCTGGGTGTCAGCTCAGAGGAGCAGGCCGTTGCACAAACATTGTGTCATGCTTTTACCCTCCTTGCTGCAATCATATTTCttctctgccctctgctggagaaTGGGCTCAAACACACGCATCAGTCACCCAGTGATATACAAGGCACACAAATCTTTTTACTGAGCTATTACAAAATAATATGTGTGGCTTTTATTTCTGGGTTTACCCTATTTAAACTACTGTCTGCCTAATTTACGCAGACAGCAAACCGAATTATATTTATAAAGGttatttttcatgctttcatgcaaAATGATTTTGTCTCTCTTAAAAGAAAGTTTCAGACATTTTATCCACATCTagtcagcagctctgtgcagaTGGCCATACCCTGTCAAAATACATCAGTCCCATCATTATTTTGATGTTACGTGCAGCAACTGTGAGAGACACTCATCTCATTTCAGGTAGCGACAGATTCTACCTAAATATCGAGGACATGATTGGCTACAAACCTGTCTTCTTCATCAAGTGGTGCTGGATGATCCTGACCCCGGGCATCTGTGCTGTGAGTCTCACTGCAGACACTAAAtcaggagcagcagaaacatcaaCAACAGCTAACAACATATCTTTTAGACGAATAGTGATGAAGGACATACACATAGCCGTAGTCAGTTATACCAGAAGTTAGCATTAAAGTAagtaagtatgtatgtatgtaagtaaGCAAGCATTAACAGATTATACATGTCTTCATACAGACTCTGAATTCAAAGTATGTGACTTTTAGGCATCAAAGGAGCacatgcatttctgtctctggctgtaaacatttaaaacacGTGTCGTTTCTCGTCTGCTGCAGGGAATTTTCCTGTTCTTCCTGATCAAATACAAACCGCTGAAGTACAACAACGTGTACACGTACCCTGACTGGGGCTACGGCATCGGCTGGTTCATGGCCATGTCCTCGATGGTCTGCATCCCTCTGGGGATTATCTGGATGATCTGGAAGACTCCTGGCACCTTCTCAGAGGTAAAAGTACACACAAGGACAAATCTCACTCTTATACTCCAGTATGACACAGGTGGTCACTCAGTGAGAGGGGAGTGTGGAGCAGCATTCCCCTCACTGTTCACATGACATTGTGAACAATACAGTAACAGTAATATTCATGCCATATTGCATTATTACGATCACTAATGAAGCCATGTTCGTGATGACCAGTAACCGTTACTGGAACTTTCAGTCTATCATTTGCTTTCCCcatcaaaacataaaaaaggtGGTTTTATCTTTGTTTGCACAGGCAATAGATGGAAACAAAGATCATAGGaagttttatttcagtcagccttctcactcattcattctctcATATCGCCATTCATGATGAAACTTTAGTTATGTTTGCACAAGATGAGCAGCAACGTCTCCCAGTCTAACAGGTTAATAGaattttcttttgcattttcaaCTCATCTAGCAGATCCATTTAACTCTAATCAGGCCCAGGAGATGCTTTATGCAACTGACATCATCAGTCGGTGTTACTCCCAAGCAAACTATCAGGAAGATAATACAAAGCCGATCTCTAATAAAAGCAGATCTTTCCTAGTTCAAAACAACAGTGGTCATGTGACCAGATGTTATAGTAGAATCAGTCTTGATCAGACTTTCATTTACAGGagtaaagactggaaaagcaGAACATTAGTGACTGTTTTTGCACTTGGGAAAGGTTATACCTGTATCACCTGCGGCCCTCGTGATGAAGGAAATGCATGAAAAGAATCCAGCTGTTGTATCTCTCCCATCTGACTTTCACAGAGGGATTGTGACACAGTTGGATGATCTCCCATCGTTGCTCAAGGGAGAAGGATTAAATAAACATGCTGCAGGTTTTTGATGGGAGATGATCAGTCGTGGCCTCTGGCCTTTTGGTCGACCTGAGGAGTGATGAAACGTCAATGAATGATATCAGTGATATTTTGGTCATGTCTTTCACATGGGATCCAAATGTTAGAACAGAGTAGTTCTGTATCTTAGCGCTTAAATAACTGACAGAAATGACAATGAATTACTTGAATTTGGTTAAATGTGTATGTCTTTAAAACCAACCCAGGTGAAAAAATTATCCTCCATGATACTTTTTAAAGAACGTACCAAGTACACTTTTGTCACCTTCGGGTATACTTAAACACGCTCAAGTAGTCCTTGAGTACCACTGGagtaatacttgagtatacttgaagtgtaaattGTTGCTAAATTGGCACAACTTTTTACAAACTTGAAGTGTACTGAGGTACACCAACGGAAATCAAGATTCATGAgctttcaaaacacacttgcagtacaacTGTATTATATGACCAATGTGTTGGAAATTCACTTAAATACACTTCAAATGGAGTGAAATTTAAGTACACTTTAATTTAGCCTGCTAATAGTGTATTGCAAAGGACTTGGAAATAAGAACACTTGTCGTAATTACACTTTATTACcattaaaagtatttgtaatttgtAAGTATTAAAACTACACTGAAGTGACAACTtcatatatgtttatatatgaTGGCTATTCAGTTGGTGGCTAGCAAGCTGGCTAGTTATTATATTAGCGTAAAGTTGCTCAAATGCCTGCAGACCATATTCTATTTGATATGATATACACAGTTTACACAGTATGTTGGAACAAAACCTCTATTCGCTTGGTAACTCTAGACCAAATAACAAAGAATGAAACTAAATGATGTAATGGTCAGTTGATGTTACACTGCCACAGACAGCAGATTTACTGTATTTGTCAACAAATTAATTGCTGGCACAGACATTTCAATGCTGGATAAAAGTTTGTTGATGCTTCCTTAGTTCATTCAAACAGCGCGATTATACACATAAGCTCTATCTGCTTAATGCTGCTATTGTTGTGGTGGGAGAATGAGAGATAAGCTCTTGTCTCTCGTTCTGTGCTCTCTGCAGAGAATGAAGAAGCTGACGACTCCCAGCAAGGATCTGAAAATGAGAGGGAAACTCGCCGCCCTCAGTCCTTACGCTGCCAACGATGCAAAACTTAAGGTTGATGGGAAAATATCCACCATCTCAGAGAAGGAGACGCATTTCTAGCTGACCGACCGATCGACCGACCGAGCTGCCTGCCGTCTTCACAATGAGTCCAACAAACGAAAACTACAGCAAACAGCAACATgacccaccaccacacacaacaggaaatgactcggagtgttatttttgttttgtaaaaaaaaaaacagaaaaaaggggaGAAGTTATCACATGATTATGTAGTCTGCTTCTGTTTTGCACAAACTTTGATaacacatttgttgttttcagttaaCATTGTGACTAAAGcagctgtttctttcttttctaaccATTAATATTTTGAAGTCTGTTTGATGACATACAAGAAATGGTTAAAACCTGTCCTGGTACCTTGTCAGTACTGGTCACACTTGTGTCTGGGCCTTTAGACCAACACGAGTGCATTGTGTTGTAAAAGGCTTACACTGTACATTTATTGGCAAAGTGCTGTGCCTCTCTATTTGGTACTAGGTACCCAAATGTGACTATCTATGATGTAGCAGCTTGGGGACCATTCTACATAGTTTTGCGTGTTAAGAGAGGATACTGCAGTATGTGTTAGTGCTGAGGCTATAGGAGGGCATAGTCTGAATACTTGCCTACAAAGCGTTTTGCCATTGAACTCTTGGACGTTCTCCGATCCAGCAGTGACTGTGAAACATTGTTTAGGCGTTCAGTGACTCTTATTTACTTGAATTCATTGTTGTCGTTTAGCAACAGATGCAAAAACTCAGCTTACTGGATGTAATTGAATGATATTATTTGGTTACTGATCCTCATGTCAGGATATACTGGGCCCTTCATGGCTTTGCCGATTTCCATGGCACTGCTCTTTCTAAATAGACGTCTCTGCTCGAGAGGTTATACTGAAGGTCCAGAGTTTAAACTCTCTATTAAAGCCCTCAGTTTTAGACATCTTTAACTTTCCATCTGTAGTTTTGAGCTACAGACATGGTTACAAATAGCAGTGAGTGACTCGCAGGCTGAGTCCCAAAAcacacctctgtctcctctAGCTGCCCTCCTATAAGTCGTGGGTATCTGTCATTTCACAGTAATTATGCTGAGCCtaacacagagtgacagacagacgtgCTTCCACCCCTGcatttttatttcctgctcCGCCTGTAGAGGGGAAGATGGACGCCCATCAGATGAGCATTTCAAAACCCATCTGTCTTCTTATCCCCCTGCTTTTCATTCTTTCCCCTTGTCCCCTCCTCTCATTCCCCCTGTCCTTCCTTCTCATCTTCAGCCTCTGCTTGTCCACTTCTGTCAATTTTTCTTTCACGTCTGTGGTTGGTTTCTGCTCGTCACGTGGAGGGCTTGAGCGGTGACTCGGGCCTTGAATGAAGATGTGATGCTGAATGCTT
This region includes:
- the slc6a11b gene encoding sodium- and chloride-dependent GABA transporter 3 produces the protein MTAEKSGPVINGKPEDGRDPEGSSSSLDNGEYNERGHWNNKIEFVLSVAGEIIGLGNVWRFPYLCYKNGGGAFFVPYVIFFVCCGIPVFFLETALGQFTSEGGITCWRKVCPLFEGIGYATQVIEAHLNVYYVVILAWAIFYLFNCFTTELPWAGCGHYWNTEYCVDYYGENATNITNPNATSPVIEFWERRVLKISDGIEHMGGMRWELAMCLALAWFICYFCIWKGPKSTGKVVYVTATFPYVMLLILLIRGVTLPGAYDGIKFYLYPDISRLSDPQVWVDAGTQIFFSYAICLGCLTALGSYNAYNNNCYRDCIMLCCLNSGTSFVAGFAIFSVLGFMAYEQNVPIEAVAESGPGLAFIAYPKAVTMMPLSPLWACLFFMMLIFLGLDSQFVCVESLVTAVVDMYPETFRRGYRRELLILGMSVASFFIGLIMCTEGGMYVFQLFDSYAASGMCLLFVAIFESICIGWVYGSDRFYLNIEDMIGYKPVFFIKWCWMILTPGICAGIFLFFLIKYKPLKYNNVYTYPDWGYGIGWFMAMSSMVCIPLGIIWMIWKTPGTFSERMKKLTTPSKDLKMRGKLAALSPYAANDAKLKVDGKISTISEKETHF